In the Acropora muricata isolate sample 2 chromosome 1, ASM3666990v1, whole genome shotgun sequence genome, one interval contains:
- the LOC136930965 gene encoding EF-hand domain-containing family member C2-like, producing the protein MALPFLPGQVFDRKIGKTKFHKTHQFDYRNDVSVYVGEDKCGIGGDPLPGQKLKPRHSAYPKGIGPEAPAWVAFDRQVLCFDAYFQEAVHEKREEQYRIRRCKIYFYLEDDSIQVIEPKVNNSGIPQGTLIRRHRVPLPPPNDEEFYNVENFNVGQEITLYSRTFKITGCDDFTHNFLRKLGVRIGNQNNIPSDPYTEHRKKEVESMQPLRPYETEDTLRQFLQFDRNVLRFYCLWDDCDSMFGDVREMEMHYFLADDTVEICERIPNNSGRDAVPMFLRRQKLPKEPTSLRQPGEITGRTVLNVFGPMGHGGRWILDSLKTGAVHTDYYHDSDLTIGSVINVWGRKFLICDCDEFTKEYYKSKYGVGDFESISFKADPVSLPVREIPPYNGFGSEEDSLATCLSLRPKPTRRDFKKFMEKDRKGLESNVLRFVARLDTTRPIDTDRRFIISYFLSDDTLLVFEPLQRNSGILGGKFMERGRIKKPDGVNYFAAQDLYIGANVDFHNFKFILIDADEYAVVYMEKHAPEFPQANVQIILPKLKPILDQKYEEIKREFQVFDIENSGKIPAKNFREILQRFGQGILTVHEQLTVARHYGDVQVEEDDFQLLVVAIQEQLRKANFEDFANMMDSCKHEDVLGTGFLPLQELHNTCRRFGVPAKQDLLRALLEKVERNDKGEANYQQFLQLLNWRDSPVSSQKFVPAAAPDPKSVKRTGPQELPTLVCYKDLLQNLLAVE; encoded by the exons ATGGCTCTACCTTTTCTTCCAGGACAAGTTTTCGATCGAAAG ATTGGGAAAACGAAATTTCACAAAACACATCAGTTTGATTACCGTAATGATGTCTCGGTGTATGTTGGAGAAGACAAGTGTGGAATAG GTGGGGATCCTTTGCCTggtcaaaaactaaaaccaaGACACAGTGCTTATCCAAAAGGAATCGGCCCTGAAGCACCAGCTTGGGTGGCATTTGACAGACAG GTTTTGTGTTTTGATGCTTACTTCCAAGAGGCTGTGCATGAAAAACGAGAAGAACAATACAGAATTAGGAG ATGTAAAATCTACTTTTATCTGGAAGATGACAGTATCCAAGTGATTGAACCCAAAGTAAACAACAGTGGAATTCCACAAG GAACCCTGATTCGCCGTCATCGTGTTCCACTACCTCCACCCAATGATGAAGAGTTTTACAATGTGGAGAATTTCAATGTTGGTCAGGAAATCACACTTTACTCTCGCACGTTTAAGATCACT GGCTGTGATGATTTTACACACAATTTTCTCCGCAAACTTGGGGTTCGAATTGGTAATCAGAACAACATCCCATCTGATCCATACACAGAACACCGTAAAAAG GAGGTTGAGAGTATGCAGCCCCTACGACCTTATGAAACAGAAGATACCCTCAGGCAATTCCTACAGTTTGATCGTAATGTGTTGCGGTTTTACTGTCTGTGGGATGACTGTGACAG CATGTTTGGTGATGTCCGCGAGATGGAGATGCATTATTTCCTAGCTGACGATACCGTGGAGATCTGTGAGAGAATTCCAAACAACAGTGGCAGAGATGCCGTGCCCATGTTTCTCCGACGACAGAAATTGCCCAAG GAGCCCACTTCACTTCGTCAACCTGGAGAGATTACTGGTAGGACAGTCTTGAACGTTTTTGGTCCCATGGGTCATGGAGGAAGATGGATTCTTGACAGCTTAAAG ACTGGTGCTGTTCACACAGATTATTATCATGACAGTGACCTCACAATTGGCTCTGTCATCAATGTCTGGGGTCGCAAATTCCTCATTTGTGACTGTGATGAGTTCACCAAGGAGTATTACAAGTCAAAATATGGAGTTG GTGATTTTGAAAGCATCAGTTTCAAAGCTGATCCAGTGTCCTTGCCAGTGCGAGAGATTCCCCCCTATAATGGATTTGGCTCTGAAGAAGATTCCCTTGCCACGTGTCTCAGCCTCAGACCCAAGCCCACTCGGCGAGATTTTAAGAAATTCATGGAAAAAGACAG GAAAGGACTGGAAAGTAATGTTCTAAGGTTTGTGGCCCGTCTGGATACCACACGCCCAATTGATACTGATCGCAG GTTTATCATTTCATACTTCCTATCTGATGACACCCTCCTTGTGTTTGAGCCACTCCAGAGGAATTCTGGAATATTGGGTGGAAAGTTTATGGAGAGAGGGCGAATTAAGAAACCTGATGGTGTGAATTACTTTGCAGCTCAG GACCTTTACATCGGTGCAAATGTCGACTTCCATAACTTTAAGTTCATCCTAATTGACGCCGATGAGTATGCTGTGGTTTACATGGAAAAACACGCCCCGGAATTTCCTCAAGCAAATGTACAGATCATTCTGCCCAAACTCAAGCCTATCTTGGACCAGAAATATGAGGAGATCAAGCGCGAGTTTCAGGTGTTTGATATCGAAAACAGCGGCAAAATACCGGCCAAAAATTTCCG GGAAATCCTTCAAAGGTTTGGGCAAGGAATCTTAACAGTACACGAGCAACTGACTGTGGCAAGACATTATGGAGATGTCCAG GTCGAGGAAGACGACTTTCAGCTGTTAGTGGTAGCGATCCAGGAGCAGTTGAGAAAAGCTAACTTCGAGGATTTTGCCAACATGATGGATTCCTGTAAACACGAGGACGTACTTGG CACCGGTTTTCTTCCCCTGCAAGAACTCCACAACACATGCAGACGCTTCGGTGTTCCCGCCAAACAAGACTTATTGCGCGCCCTCTTGGAGAAAGTTGAACGAAATGACAAGGGTGAAGCTAATTATCAGCAGTTCTTACAACTACTCAACTGGAGAGACTCACCGG TTTCGTCTCAAAAGTTTGTTCCCGCAGCAGCTCCTGATCCGAAATCTGTG AAAAGAACCGGTCCTCAGGAGTTGCCCACACTTGTCTGCTACAAGGATCTATTGCAAAACCTTCTAGCAGTGGAATGA
- the LOC136930998 gene encoding uncharacterized protein: MVFFHNINPGARVQVKWRGEIESGTIRYVGSLVAKDGDWVGVELDNAVGNTSGLYKGIQYFHCRNGHGIFTHARNIRFPPSKRILHDTYKPVSKTSFIDESLFAKTEATPPVKSYWDPAIISHRYLNRVTKLIQGQDIWTETRVRFNKSHLVGANILPSTVSRSQSALALHQGTESSWRKPFISSPSVSPSHVPRPILKQMLRMEYFGTTIPRYSSIS; the protein is encoded by the exons ATGGTTTTCTTTCACAACATCAACCCTGGAGCTCGAGTCCAGGTCAAATGGAGAGGAGAAATTGAATCCGGCACTATTCGTTACGTCGGCAGTTTGGTTGCAAAAGATGGCGACTGGGTTGGCGTAGAACTGGATAATGCAG TTGGCAATACTAGTGGTCTTTACAAGGGAATCCAGTACTTCCACTGTCGAAATGGGCATGGCATATTCACGCATGCAAGGAACATAAGATTCCCACCAAGCAAAAGAAT ATTACATGATACATACAAGCCAGTGTCCAAGACATCTTTCATTGACGAATCCCTCTTTGCTAAAACTGAAG CTACACCTCCGGTAAAAAGTTACTGGGATCCTGCAATCATTTCCCACCGGTACCTTAACAGGGTTACAAAACTAATTCAAG GTCAAGATATATGGACAGAAACAAGAGTGAGATTCAACAAAAGTCATCTTGTTGGAGCAAACATCTTACCCTCGACAGTATCAAGGAGCCAATCAGCTCTAGCGCTACATCAAGGAACAGAAAGCTCCTGGAGAAAACCGTTTATTTCCTCTCCTTCTGTTTCTCCCAGTCACGTACCAAGACCTATTCTTAAACAAATGTTAAGAATGGAGTATTTTGGCACAACCATACCACGATATTCCAGTATTTCCTGA